Proteins encoded by one window of Akkermansia muciniphila ATCC BAA-835:
- the purM gene encoding phosphoribosylformylglycinamidine cyclo-ligase, protein MSGKLTYKQSGVDTKEAAAFVSDISSHVKRTQKQRSLHQAFGLFAAAYDLSSYKEPVIVTGCDGVGTKTEILFELDMVETAGKDLVAMNVNDILTTGGDPLLFLDYLGISNLERERSRITRLVAGMCDYLESCNCILAGGETAEMPGVVPESIVELSGFCIGCCEKSKLIDPKTVQPGDVFIGYKSDSFHANGWSLIRRILEENPDVVDEEELRSLLQPTRLYHDVVEDMRRFNVTPKAYAHITGGGLPENLERFLGDYGADLSIPYWDNTAAQKILKHVDPQDRFNTFNMGIGWVAIVRPEDAEAALKAGPGGTVIGTLREGRGIHVKVQGE, encoded by the coding sequence ATGTCCGGCAAACTAACCTACAAGCAATCGGGGGTCGATACCAAGGAAGCAGCCGCTTTTGTATCCGACATCAGCTCTCACGTTAAAAGAACGCAAAAGCAGAGATCTCTGCACCAGGCCTTTGGCCTTTTCGCCGCCGCCTATGATTTGAGCTCCTACAAGGAACCGGTCATCGTCACCGGGTGCGACGGCGTAGGCACCAAGACGGAAATTCTTTTTGAACTGGACATGGTGGAAACCGCCGGCAAAGACCTGGTGGCCATGAACGTCAACGACATTCTTACTACGGGCGGCGACCCTCTCCTTTTCCTGGATTATCTGGGCATCTCCAATCTGGAACGGGAACGCTCCCGTATCACCCGCCTGGTGGCCGGCATGTGCGACTACCTGGAATCCTGCAACTGCATCCTGGCCGGCGGAGAAACGGCGGAAATGCCCGGCGTGGTGCCGGAATCCATCGTGGAACTCTCCGGCTTCTGCATCGGCTGCTGTGAAAAAAGCAAACTGATTGATCCGAAAACCGTCCAGCCCGGAGACGTATTCATCGGCTACAAATCCGACAGCTTCCATGCCAACGGCTGGAGCCTCATCCGCCGCATTCTGGAAGAAAATCCGGATGTAGTTGATGAAGAAGAACTCCGCTCCCTCCTTCAGCCCACCCGTTTGTATCATGACGTAGTGGAAGATATGCGCCGCTTCAACGTCACCCCGAAAGCATACGCCCACATCACGGGGGGAGGCCTCCCGGAAAACCTGGAACGCTTCCTGGGCGACTACGGCGCAGACCTCTCCATTCCCTATTGGGACAACACCGCCGCCCAGAAAATCCTGAAGCATGTGGATCCTCAGGACCGCTTCAACACTTTTAACATGGGCATTGGCTGGGTAGCCATCGTGAGGCCTGAAGACGCGGAAGCCGCATTGAAGGCAGGTCCGGGCGGCACGGTCATTGGCACGCTGAGAGAAGGCCGCGGCATTCATGTCAAGGTACAGGGCGAATAA
- a CDS encoding sulfatase-like hydrolase/transferase, whose translation MKLVSLLSVLLTSLVPCMGASGQAAKPAARSVKTSKPNVIFILVDDMGWGDLDSNWSQQKLNGRTVERKNEFKTPALSALAREGIQLRRHYSAAPVCAPARASLLLGVHQGNSRVVRNNRFDQPIEDSHTLGTVMRDAGYDTAAIGKWGVGGGGQSHVPMTAGPHQRGFNYFYGILDHLAGHFHYPSESRDVFEYNGYASNPEWKNIKDQVPQTAYSTDLFAACAKQWIVDQRKSARKTGKPFFLYLAFPAPHGNLVVPGVPYPSGGGLKGGLQWVKKEGTESVNTAFDARAEKNKDTYIHPDNSRFPNDVAKRHSTMIRRVDDAVADLIRLLKDLKIDDNTMIVFTSDNGPHNEGGSDSRHWHGAQNPQFFKSYGMMDGIKRDCWEGGMRVPTLVRWPARIPKGQVSLHLGQFHDWLATLADVAGVPVPARSDGVSLLPTLTGHADQQKPGIVYAEYNFAGKTPEYKDFLGEHKGAQRGQQQIVFVDGLKGLRMGVKDADKDFMIFDTLNDPQESKDLASSKPELQARMKAAALSNRRASLPSKTVFDSALVPAVDVKGTVSPGLQWALYEGDFPWVPDFRQWKKPASAHGVTPSPSVKMNGPAKRGVELTGYVKIPEDGAYTFYLTTDENKGSKAFVRLHGMELIDADKTYEPGAEVSSDLGDRKNPVYLKAGLHPIRIGYVGNSGTASKLVLKWEGPGLSKQEIPASAFSHGKESR comes from the coding sequence ATGAAGCTGGTATCTTTACTATCCGTTCTTCTGACTTCCCTGGTTCCGTGCATGGGCGCTTCCGGGCAGGCAGCGAAGCCGGCTGCCCGGTCTGTCAAAACTTCAAAACCCAATGTTATTTTCATTCTGGTGGACGACATGGGCTGGGGTGATCTGGATTCCAACTGGAGCCAGCAGAAGCTGAATGGCCGGACGGTGGAGAGAAAGAACGAGTTCAAGACTCCTGCCCTGTCCGCTCTGGCCCGGGAGGGGATTCAGCTGCGCCGTCATTATTCCGCCGCTCCGGTTTGCGCTCCGGCGCGCGCCTCCCTGCTGCTGGGGGTGCACCAGGGGAATTCCCGCGTGGTGAGAAACAACCGTTTCGACCAGCCTATTGAAGATTCCCATACGCTGGGTACCGTGATGCGTGATGCCGGGTATGATACTGCCGCCATTGGCAAATGGGGTGTAGGCGGCGGAGGCCAGAGCCATGTGCCCATGACCGCCGGCCCCCATCAGCGGGGATTCAATTATTTTTATGGTATCCTGGACCATTTGGCAGGGCATTTCCATTATCCTTCCGAATCCCGTGACGTTTTCGAGTACAACGGTTACGCTTCCAATCCCGAGTGGAAAAATATCAAGGACCAGGTGCCCCAGACGGCTTATTCCACGGATTTATTTGCCGCCTGCGCCAAGCAGTGGATTGTGGACCAGCGCAAGTCCGCCCGCAAGACCGGAAAGCCGTTTTTCCTGTACCTGGCTTTTCCGGCGCCCCACGGCAATCTGGTGGTTCCGGGGGTCCCCTATCCTTCCGGCGGCGGGTTGAAAGGAGGCCTGCAATGGGTAAAGAAGGAAGGCACAGAATCCGTGAATACGGCTTTTGACGCCAGGGCGGAAAAGAATAAGGATACCTATATTCATCCGGACAATTCCCGTTTCCCGAATGATGTGGCCAAACGTCATTCCACCATGATCCGCCGCGTGGACGACGCCGTAGCTGATTTGATCCGTCTGCTGAAAGATTTGAAGATTGACGATAATACGATGATCGTCTTCACGTCCGACAATGGCCCCCACAATGAGGGCGGTTCCGACTCCAGGCACTGGCACGGAGCGCAAAATCCGCAGTTTTTCAAGAGTTATGGCATGATGGACGGCATTAAGCGCGATTGCTGGGAAGGTGGCATGCGCGTGCCTACGCTGGTACGCTGGCCCGCCCGTATTCCCAAAGGGCAGGTCAGCCTGCATCTTGGACAGTTCCATGACTGGCTGGCTACGCTGGCGGATGTCGCCGGGGTGCCGGTTCCTGCCCGCAGTGACGGCGTTTCCCTGCTGCCGACGCTGACCGGTCATGCGGACCAGCAGAAGCCCGGCATTGTTTATGCCGAATATAATTTCGCCGGCAAAACGCCGGAGTATAAGGATTTCCTGGGCGAACACAAGGGAGCGCAGCGAGGCCAGCAGCAGATTGTCTTTGTGGATGGATTGAAGGGCCTGCGCATGGGGGTGAAGGATGCGGACAAGGATTTCATGATTTTTGATACTTTGAATGATCCGCAGGAAAGCAAAGATCTCGCATCCTCCAAGCCGGAACTTCAGGCCCGCATGAAAGCCGCCGCTTTGTCCAATCGCCGGGCTTCCCTTCCTTCCAAAACAGTGTTTGATTCTGCGCTGGTGCCTGCCGTGGATGTGAAGGGAACCGTTTCTCCCGGGTTGCAATGGGCCTTGTATGAGGGGGATTTTCCCTGGGTACCGGATTTTCGCCAGTGGAAGAAGCCTGCTTCCGCCCATGGCGTGACGCCTTCCCCATCCGTGAAAATGAACGGTCCGGCCAAGCGCGGTGTGGAGCTGACGGGATATGTGAAGATTCCTGAGGACGGAGCATATACGTTTTATCTGACCACGGATGAAAATAAGGGCAGCAAGGCTTTTGTCCGTCTGCACGGCATGGAACTGATTGACGCGGACAAAACTTATGAGCCGGGGGCCGAGGTCTCCTCCGATTTGGGGGACCGGAAGAATCCCGTTTATTTGAAAGCCGGACTTCATCCCATCCGCATCGGCTATGTGGGGAACTCCGGTACTGCCTCCAAACTGGTTTTGAAGTGGGAAGGCCCCGGTTTGTCCAAGCAGGAGATTCCCGCCTCCGCCTTCAGTCACGGGAAGGAATCCAGGTAA
- a CDS encoding DoxX family protein, with protein sequence MEQNKSKPSACRLLGPLATNTSMDFGVLLLRLGVAVMMLVHGIPKLGMLISGNWSAFQDPLGIGNFLSLLLCVGAEFGCSILILLGFLTRLASLILVINMCVALFLVLGLSGWGAQELAAIYLLIYLTLFYTGPGKFSLDAWWLWRDCKIEVE encoded by the coding sequence ATGGAACAGAATAAAAGCAAACCATCCGCATGCCGCCTGCTTGGCCCCTTGGCCACCAACACCAGTATGGATTTCGGCGTTCTGCTGCTGCGCCTGGGAGTAGCAGTCATGATGCTTGTGCATGGCATTCCCAAACTGGGCATGCTCATCAGCGGAAACTGGTCGGCCTTCCAGGATCCTCTGGGAATCGGCAATTTTCTGTCCCTGCTGCTGTGCGTAGGTGCGGAATTCGGTTGCTCCATCCTCATTTTGCTTGGGTTCCTGACCCGCCTGGCCTCCCTTATCCTGGTTATTAACATGTGTGTGGCGCTCTTTCTTGTCCTTGGCCTCTCCGGCTGGGGAGCACAGGAACTAGCGGCCATCTACCTGCTGATCTATCTAACCCTCTTCTATACGGGACCGGGCAAATTCTCCCTGGATGCCTGGTGGCTCTGGCGCGACTGCAAGATAGAAGTGGAATGA
- a CDS encoding DEAD/DEAH box helicase, whose translation MTQTSSFSALGISPEILEAIEVLGFDTPSSIQEQAIPAAIGGADIVGLSHTGSGKTLAFAIPALECIDPEERCVQVLALCPTRELAVQICREVDKLALFMDGVSAVPIYGGSSFRPQLDALRRGVQFVVGTPGRVMDLMESGALRLDGLRMLILDEADEMLDMGFLEDIERIADAMPEGKQTLFFSATMSPEISRLVSRFMKEPVQISIERPTLTVPTIEQVYYEVVFSSRIEVLSRLLDTGKIKMGLVFANTKKVVDDVVDGLTARGYPVDRLHGDMPQMMRERVMDSFRKGSLRLLVATDIAARGLDVDDVDAVVNFELPRDPEDYVHRIGRTARAGRKGKAITFVGRRDFSLMSRIERFIGVKLTPEPVLTAVQVDQLRTESLVDDILERLKPDAVLPEELKEVEAAPEAMAAALFDLLRERTHREVQPIPEDKPARRARRMPQTGEEAESPQKGDSWQHKGDTVTLFMNGGRMIGLRPKDIAGLFYNTVEMEKGAVGDIRIFPKHSLIEVDASVAPLLLEALATATVCGYEVNVREDKGAPEYSGTPRSSRRNGGFRNSYRGERDRSDRSGFRGNRGGFRSDRGERWGERSRRDDRKKRF comes from the coding sequence ATGACTCAAACATCTTCTTTTTCGGCTCTTGGTATTTCACCGGAGATTCTGGAGGCTATCGAAGTGCTCGGCTTCGATACCCCTTCCTCCATTCAGGAGCAGGCGATTCCCGCCGCGATCGGAGGGGCCGATATTGTGGGGTTGTCCCATACGGGCTCCGGGAAGACGCTTGCCTTTGCCATTCCGGCCCTGGAGTGCATTGATCCTGAGGAACGCTGCGTTCAGGTGCTGGCCCTCTGTCCTACTCGGGAACTGGCCGTTCAGATTTGCCGGGAGGTGGACAAGCTGGCTTTGTTCATGGACGGTGTTTCCGCCGTCCCCATTTACGGAGGCTCTTCTTTCCGCCCGCAACTGGACGCCCTGAGGCGCGGGGTACAGTTTGTGGTGGGAACGCCCGGACGCGTCATGGACCTGATGGAGTCCGGGGCGCTAAGGCTGGACGGTCTCCGCATGTTGATTCTGGATGAAGCGGACGAGATGCTGGATATGGGGTTTCTGGAAGATATCGAACGTATCGCGGACGCTATGCCGGAAGGGAAGCAGACCCTGTTTTTCTCCGCTACCATGTCTCCGGAAATCAGCCGCCTGGTGAGCAGGTTCATGAAGGAGCCCGTCCAGATTTCCATTGAACGGCCTACGCTGACGGTGCCTACCATTGAACAGGTTTATTACGAGGTGGTGTTTTCCTCCCGGATTGAGGTGCTCAGCCGGCTGCTTGACACCGGAAAGATTAAAATGGGGCTGGTGTTCGCCAATACCAAAAAGGTGGTGGATGACGTGGTGGACGGTCTGACGGCCCGCGGTTATCCGGTGGATCGCCTTCATGGGGATATGCCCCAGATGATGAGGGAGCGCGTGATGGATTCCTTCCGCAAGGGGAGCCTGCGCCTTCTGGTGGCGACGGATATTGCCGCTCGCGGCCTGGATGTGGACGATGTGGATGCCGTGGTGAATTTTGAATTGCCGCGTGATCCGGAGGATTACGTGCACCGCATCGGCCGCACGGCACGCGCCGGCCGCAAGGGGAAGGCCATCACTTTTGTGGGGCGCCGTGATTTTTCCCTGATGAGCCGCATTGAACGTTTCATCGGCGTTAAGTTGACTCCGGAACCTGTGTTGACTGCCGTTCAGGTGGACCAGCTCCGGACAGAGTCCCTGGTGGATGATATCCTGGAACGTCTCAAGCCGGATGCCGTGCTGCCGGAGGAATTGAAGGAAGTGGAGGCTGCGCCGGAGGCCATGGCTGCGGCCCTGTTTGACTTGCTCCGGGAACGTACGCACCGGGAAGTGCAGCCCATTCCGGAAGACAAGCCCGCCCGCAGGGCGCGGCGTATGCCGCAGACCGGGGAGGAGGCGGAGAGCCCGCAGAAGGGTGATTCCTGGCAGCATAAGGGGGATACGGTTACGCTGTTTATGAATGGAGGCCGGATGATTGGCTTGCGGCCCAAAGACATAGCCGGGTTATTTTACAATACGGTGGAAATGGAAAAGGGAGCCGTGGGCGATATCCGGATTTTCCCCAAGCATTCCCTGATAGAAGTGGACGCTTCCGTGGCGCCCCTGCTTCTGGAGGCCCTGGCGACGGCTACCGTCTGCGGCTATGAAGTTAATGTCCGTGAAGACAAGGGGGCTCCGGAATATTCCGGAACTCCGCGCTCTTCCCGCCGCAATGGAGGATTCCGCAACAGTTACCGCGGAGAGCGGGACCGCAGTGACCGGAGCGGATTCAGGGGAAACCGCGGGGGCTTCCGCAGTGACCGCGGCGAACGCTGGGGCGAACGTTCCCGCAGGGACGACAGGAAGAAGCGTTTCTGA
- a CDS encoding acyltransferase family protein translates to MIFHHVFGLYALPAGVDTAWIAPQLTKAAPIFKICVPIFIFITGYAMGWKTNSSPTFGSLIKTGFSHYFKFWKIYFLCLLLAILVSWAFPLPILPSVADMGWKNGLLVVTGLRPCYPDWWYMALFAAATMALYPICAWITHHIAPVPSMAALLGVSLLFQSAAHIPSLPGIASSFPPFLPCFILGYMCAFLASRLSALSISHSLGAILLLALEILSIHLFSFSKAKTLTVIFLFTLWCLPWITRKLRLTPLLTLLGTYSALMWLNHRFIFGYHFSWDLYGTQSISVVFIVTLVSSLLLAMAMQKLFNRMIPSNPQTQSKTL, encoded by the coding sequence ATGATCTTTCATCATGTCTTCGGCTTATACGCTCTGCCCGCAGGTGTGGATACGGCATGGATTGCTCCCCAGCTTACCAAAGCCGCTCCCATCTTTAAAATTTGCGTGCCCATTTTTATTTTCATCACGGGGTACGCTATGGGATGGAAAACAAATTCATCCCCAACCTTCGGTTCCCTCATTAAAACAGGCTTTTCCCATTACTTTAAATTCTGGAAAATTTATTTCTTATGCCTCCTTCTGGCTATTCTGGTTTCCTGGGCATTCCCCTTGCCCATTTTGCCATCCGTTGCCGACATGGGTTGGAAAAATGGCCTGCTTGTCGTAACAGGATTGAGGCCCTGTTATCCCGACTGGTGGTACATGGCTCTTTTCGCGGCAGCCACCATGGCCCTTTATCCAATCTGTGCGTGGATCACGCATCACATTGCGCCTGTCCCGTCCATGGCAGCTCTGCTGGGAGTGTCCCTTTTATTTCAAAGTGCGGCCCACATTCCCAGCCTGCCGGGAATCGCCTCATCCTTCCCTCCTTTCCTGCCCTGCTTCATTCTCGGCTACATGTGCGCCTTTCTGGCTTCACGCCTCTCTGCTCTTTCAATTTCCCACAGCTTGGGAGCAATCCTGTTGCTGGCTCTTGAAATACTATCCATCCATCTCTTCAGTTTTTCAAAAGCCAAAACCCTGACGGTTATCTTTCTCTTCACCCTCTGGTGTCTGCCTTGGATAACCCGGAAACTCCGCCTCACACCGCTCTTGACGCTGCTGGGAACTTATTCCGCACTTATGTGGCTGAATCACAGATTCATTTTCGGCTACCACTTCAGCTGGGACCTCTATGGAACCCAAAGCATCAGCGTAGTATTCATCGTGACGCTGGTCTCCTCCCTTCTGCTGGCCATGGCCATGCAAAAACTTTTTAACCGGATGATTCCCTCAAATCCGCAAACGCAGTCAAAAACTTTGTAG
- a CDS encoding VC0807 family protein translates to MDKTPNKSQSSLLGIFINILLPVLILDYCSAGPANPLERPEGESFWHIGPVWSLVIALSLPLVYGIRSLAVSRKFDLMSGVGMAGVLLTGVISIFVIGPEGRIHSATPWLFAGKEALIPLILAAAVVVSRSTGTPLLNMFIYTTELFDVRRIEQTVAANGEEQAYQSLLANSSWILAGTLVASSVGNFFLSLSFMSSVIRQPEAEQQVAYNAAIGSITWWGFLIIGIPILAALVFIMTRLIKQLGRLTGLSRNELLLK, encoded by the coding sequence ATGGATAAAACGCCAAACAAATCACAGTCCTCCCTGCTGGGAATTTTCATCAACATCCTCCTCCCGGTACTGATTCTGGACTACTGCAGCGCAGGCCCCGCCAATCCCCTGGAACGTCCGGAGGGAGAAAGTTTCTGGCATATCGGCCCGGTATGGTCTCTCGTCATCGCCCTTTCCCTCCCACTCGTCTATGGCATCCGTTCCCTGGCCGTCTCCAGGAAATTTGACCTGATGTCCGGCGTAGGCATGGCCGGCGTGCTGCTGACGGGCGTCATCAGCATCTTCGTCATCGGGCCGGAAGGGCGCATCCACAGCGCCACACCCTGGCTGTTCGCCGGAAAAGAAGCCCTGATCCCCCTCATCCTGGCGGCGGCCGTCGTCGTCTCCCGCTCCACCGGCACCCCCCTCCTCAACATGTTCATCTACACGACGGAGTTATTCGACGTGCGCAGGATAGAACAAACGGTGGCCGCCAACGGCGAGGAACAGGCTTACCAGAGCCTGCTGGCAAACTCGTCATGGATTCTGGCGGGCACATTGGTCGCATCCTCCGTCGGCAATTTCTTCCTGAGCCTCTCTTTCATGTCCTCCGTCATACGCCAGCCGGAAGCGGAACAGCAAGTGGCCTACAATGCCGCTATCGGCAGCATCACCTGGTGGGGCTTCCTGATCATCGGGATCCCCATTCTGGCAGCTCTTGTCTTCATCATGACCCGCCTGATTAAACAGCTCGGCAGGCTGACCGGGCTCTCACGGAACGAACTCCTTCTCAAATAA
- a CDS encoding sialate O-acetylesterase yields MRLHTSCILAAAIALNAAWADAPRFDRIFGSHMVLPHGKNIPVSGTAAPNREITVTFGNTALKTKTDSKGKWSVTLPPMPPCGTGQTLAAVQNGDSAKLEDVLVGEVWLASGQSNMLFRLNQTTTAKEDIAASGDDQLRLLNNIPQAHTNNAPYSGKDFDAVTTDNFYKGQWAASSPSTSGPMTAVGYYFGKKLREGLGIPVGIIHSSLGGSEIAAWLPRQVINANNSFRTLRGNHWLDSPLISDWVRGRARKNISPRLNQGSPDHPYKPAFLYESGIAWTTPLPITGVIWYQGESDAEIIDNAQNGMLLKTMISSWRKAFRNPEMPFVMIQLPRINDPSKIRAGWPEFREMQDTVAKTVPQVYSVNTIDLGSTNADVHPPFKRPVGERAGNTALNKVYGKKVPCEGPAFKAFKTSGSSILVQMEQAAGLTTTDGKKPAQFEIAGTDGIYHPATAEITNRKGGTAVIRLSSPEVKSPKNARYCWNRFVTPNLVNGNQLPARPFRTDTPVLKK; encoded by the coding sequence ATGCGCCTCCATACTTCATGCATCCTGGCTGCCGCCATCGCCCTTAACGCAGCGTGGGCGGACGCCCCCCGGTTCGACCGGATTTTCGGTTCCCATATGGTACTTCCCCACGGGAAAAACATTCCCGTTTCCGGCACGGCCGCCCCCAACAGGGAAATAACCGTCACTTTTGGAAACACTGCACTGAAAACAAAAACCGATTCCAAAGGAAAATGGAGCGTCACGCTGCCTCCCATGCCTCCCTGCGGCACAGGCCAGACGCTGGCGGCCGTGCAAAACGGAGACTCCGCCAAATTGGAAGATGTGCTCGTGGGAGAAGTGTGGCTGGCTTCCGGCCAATCCAACATGCTGTTCCGCCTGAACCAGACCACGACGGCCAAAGAAGACATAGCGGCTTCCGGAGATGACCAGCTCCGCCTGCTCAACAATATTCCGCAAGCCCACACCAACAACGCCCCCTACTCCGGGAAAGATTTTGACGCCGTCACCACGGACAACTTCTATAAAGGGCAATGGGCCGCCAGCTCACCCTCCACTTCAGGCCCCATGACTGCCGTGGGCTACTATTTCGGGAAAAAACTCCGCGAAGGGCTGGGCATTCCGGTAGGCATCATCCACTCCTCCCTGGGGGGCTCGGAAATCGCAGCGTGGCTCCCCCGGCAGGTCATTAATGCAAACAACAGTTTCCGCACCCTGCGCGGCAACCACTGGCTGGACTCCCCCCTTATCTCCGACTGGGTAAGGGGACGGGCCAGAAAAAATATCTCTCCGCGTCTGAATCAGGGATCTCCGGACCATCCCTACAAGCCGGCGTTCCTTTACGAATCCGGCATTGCCTGGACAACACCACTCCCCATCACAGGCGTGATCTGGTATCAGGGCGAATCCGATGCGGAGATCATTGACAACGCCCAAAACGGCATGTTGCTGAAAACTATGATCTCCTCCTGGAGAAAAGCTTTCCGTAACCCGGAAATGCCCTTCGTCATGATCCAGCTCCCCCGCATTAACGATCCGTCAAAAATCCGTGCCGGATGGCCGGAATTCCGCGAAATGCAGGACACAGTGGCCAAAACCGTCCCGCAGGTTTACAGCGTCAACACCATTGATCTTGGCTCCACCAATGCCGACGTTCATCCTCCGTTCAAGCGCCCTGTTGGGGAACGTGCAGGAAATACTGCCCTGAACAAGGTTTACGGTAAAAAGGTCCCCTGTGAAGGCCCTGCCTTCAAGGCCTTCAAGACCTCCGGTTCCAGCATCCTGGTCCAGATGGAACAAGCTGCCGGACTGACCACCACGGACGGCAAGAAACCGGCCCAGTTTGAAATTGCCGGGACGGACGGAATTTACCATCCCGCCACGGCGGAAATCACAAACAGGAAAGGCGGCACAGCCGTTATCCGCCTCTCCTCCCCGGAAGTAAAATCCCCCAAAAACGCCCGGTATTGCTGGAACCGTTTCGTGACCCCCAACCTGGTCAACGGCAACCAACTCCCCGCCCGTCCCTTCCGGACGGACACACCCGTTCTGAAAAAATAA
- a CDS encoding DUF805 domain-containing protein, protein MSDLYEYQAIDGSSKGPVDLVLLLRARNLGRLSNRTLVRKVPGGDWRPLASFIPSMTVMDDDGEPSVLPDPGPEPGGTDSGWSRKKYWMRVIKAWCRFEGRAGKGELHEVFSGVGVAWLAVAGAPSFVKCGFFPSLVPWVDLVSPLLYVVLAVLSIPLAATMVRRLHDVGRSGFFLVFLAVPFIGWLLLWYLSHGESRIGENKYGDPPWN, encoded by the coding sequence ATGAGCGATCTGTACGAGTACCAGGCAATTGACGGTTCTTCCAAAGGCCCGGTTGACCTGGTGCTCTTGTTGCGGGCCCGTAACCTCGGCCGCCTGTCCAACCGGACTTTGGTCCGGAAGGTTCCCGGCGGAGACTGGAGGCCTCTGGCCTCTTTTATCCCCTCCATGACTGTCATGGATGATGATGGGGAGCCCTCCGTTCTGCCGGACCCCGGACCGGAGCCTGGAGGAACCGACTCCGGCTGGAGCAGGAAGAAGTACTGGATGCGCGTCATCAAGGCATGGTGCCGTTTTGAGGGCCGTGCCGGGAAAGGGGAGCTGCACGAGGTTTTTTCCGGAGTGGGGGTTGCGTGGTTGGCCGTGGCGGGAGCCCCCTCTTTTGTAAAATGCGGTTTTTTCCCGTCCCTGGTTCCGTGGGTTGACCTGGTTTCCCCTCTGCTGTACGTGGTGCTTGCCGTGCTGTCTATTCCGCTGGCGGCTACCATGGTCCGGCGTCTGCATGATGTCGGGAGGAGCGGCTTTTTCCTGGTTTTTCTGGCCGTTCCCTTCATAGGGTGGCTGCTGTTGTGGTATTTATCCCATGGGGAAAGCCGGATTGGAGAGAATAAGTACGGAGATCCCCCTTGGAATTAA
- a CDS encoding GDSL-type esterase/lipase family protein, translated as MNLHLFLASLAATLSLGIAAQASPAKVACVGDSITFGSGLKPGEARYPQVLATLMGPDFDVRGFGNPGKTAGDYPGQAGRWYGSTREHKQALDFKADIYICNLGINDTGRWWNPELFSKGYEALLQAWKNANPKARFFAWGLLGPDYRGPLNKKAFPGNCYPDVRKYAGSDNGSAANRPEAEKLIAAVARKYKVSLFDALHPLSDHPEWYVDGLHPTEQGARRIAEITFAKLAKSLKIKQPVPRLEPGTGNVIINNPGNSGILLDGWKLTDGSNTLIFENSTVIHPKDRLIIAIGPETQKDPTRPLQIKSAKSPAAFRLIPAKKY; from the coding sequence ATGAACCTTCATCTTTTCCTTGCTTCCCTGGCAGCCACGCTCTCACTGGGCATTGCGGCACAAGCTTCTCCCGCCAAAGTGGCCTGCGTAGGGGACAGCATCACCTTCGGCTCCGGCCTTAAACCCGGAGAAGCCCGGTATCCGCAAGTGCTCGCCACGCTAATGGGCCCGGACTTTGACGTCAGAGGATTCGGCAATCCCGGAAAAACGGCGGGCGACTATCCGGGCCAAGCAGGACGCTGGTACGGCAGCACCAGGGAACACAAGCAAGCCCTGGACTTCAAGGCGGATATTTATATTTGCAACCTTGGCATCAACGACACAGGCCGATGGTGGAACCCCGAACTGTTCTCCAAAGGCTATGAAGCGCTGCTCCAGGCATGGAAAAACGCCAATCCCAAAGCACGGTTCTTTGCCTGGGGCCTGCTGGGGCCGGACTACCGCGGCCCGCTCAACAAAAAGGCATTCCCCGGCAACTGCTATCCGGACGTACGCAAATATGCAGGCTCGGACAACGGCTCCGCCGCCAACCGCCCGGAAGCGGAAAAATTGATTGCCGCCGTAGCGCGCAAGTACAAAGTCAGTCTCTTTGATGCGCTGCACCCGCTCTCCGACCATCCGGAATGGTATGTTGACGGGCTGCATCCTACGGAACAGGGCGCACGGCGTATTGCGGAAATCACCTTCGCCAAGCTGGCAAAAAGCCTCAAGATTAAGCAGCCCGTCCCCAGGCTGGAACCGGGTACCGGCAACGTGATCATCAACAACCCCGGTAATTCCGGCATTCTTCTGGACGGATGGAAATTGACGGACGGCTCCAATACGCTCATTTTTGAAAACTCCACCGTCATCCATCCCAAGGACAGGCTTATCATCGCCATTGGCCCGGAGACCCAAAAAGACCCGACCAGGCCCCTGCAAATCAAATCCGCCAAATCCCCCGCAGCTTTCCGCCTCATTCCCGCAAAAAAATATTAA